In the genome of Thermococcus sp. M36, the window CCCGACGCTCTTCCGATCTACCACCAACATAAGCATTGAAAAAACTTTTGCATTTTCTTCAATGGGAAATAAATCTCTCACCATTGCTCTTGACGCCACCATACCAACGCAACCGCCTAATGCCTGAAATAATCTTAATACAATCAGCATATTACCCGATGCCGCTACTGCACAACCTAACGATGCAATAATGTATAATACAAAACCAAAGTATAATGGTTTCTTTCTTCCGTATTTATCTAATAAAGGGCCATACAATAATTGCCCAAAAGAAATACCGATAAAGAAACTTGATAAGGATAGTGAAACATGGGCTACTGTTGTTGAAAAATCTTTTGCAATTGCCGGAAAAGATGGCAAATACATGTCAATAGAAAAAGGACCTATTGCACTT includes:
- a CDS encoding MFS transporter — encoded protein: MYLPSFPAIAKDFSTTVAHVSLSLSSFFIGISFGQLLYGPLLDKYGRKKPLYFGFVLYIIASLGCAVAASGNMLIVLRLFQALGGCVGMVASRAMVRDLFPIEENAKVFSMLMLVVDRKSVG